In one Candidatus Scalindua japonica genomic region, the following are encoded:
- a CDS encoding DNA-binding protein, protein MTKKASRSFDKTSKELLENPKVAAMYLEEILADRDMELFTAALKDVAEARVGSMTSLSKKTHLNRE, encoded by the coding sequence ATGACAAAAAAAGCAAGCAGATCGTTTGATAAAACGAGTAAGGAATTGCTGGAAAATCCTAAAGTCGCTGCTATGTACCTGGAAGAGATACTTGCAGATCGTGACATGGAACTATTTACGGCTGCTTTAAAAGATGTAGCTGAGGCGCGAGTCGGAAGCATGACATCTCTATCAAAGAAAACTCATCTGAATAGGGAATAG
- a CDS encoding DNA-binding protein, protein MYKTLSKKGNPRLETLAKVLHAVGLRISVTPEVTM, encoded by the coding sequence CTGTACAAAACCTTATCAAAAAAAGGTAATCCCAGGCTAGAAACCCTGGCAAAAGTTCTTCATGCAGTAGGGTTGCGTATTTCTGTGACGCCGGAAGTAACAATGTAA
- a CDS encoding tyrosine-type recombinase/integrase, producing MFKRSGIWWMCIVRNGRKIQKSLETSNKKIAKTIEEKIKTELVQGSYFEKPIGSKKTFKQLMSKFMVEHAPKVSSSTQRGYCSYSKHLIKFFGETNLLSISTKKISRYKVIRNEAGAKPATINRELAMLSKAFNLAVREWEWLSENPVSKVPKEKENNKRDRWLTLEEENRILSFSPEWLSEIIIFALNTGLRQDELLSLEWSRVSLIRKTILIQKSKSGRPRTVPLNRFGLELLNMKYSKKVLSINGLVFVSSVGTKIDADNLRRAFYGVLEKAEIENFKFHDLRHTFATRLAQSGIDIYKIAKLLGHEDIRMTQRYAHHCPQSLRSGVEILESYYNPTTMPKKESLINV from the coding sequence ATGTTTAAACGAAGCGGTATCTGGTGGATGTGTATTGTTCGTAACGGTAGGAAAATTCAGAAGAGTCTTGAAACCTCTAACAAAAAGATTGCCAAAACGATAGAGGAAAAAATTAAAACAGAGCTTGTTCAGGGAAGTTATTTTGAAAAGCCTATCGGGAGTAAAAAGACTTTCAAGCAATTGATGTCAAAGTTTATGGTGGAACATGCTCCAAAGGTCTCAAGCAGTACGCAAAGGGGTTACTGCTCATATTCAAAACACCTTATCAAATTTTTTGGTGAAACGAACTTGCTTTCTATATCAACAAAGAAGATTTCACGGTATAAGGTTATAAGAAATGAAGCAGGAGCAAAACCAGCAACAATCAATCGTGAATTGGCAATGTTATCAAAAGCTTTTAATTTAGCTGTCAGAGAGTGGGAATGGTTAAGTGAAAATCCTGTCTCAAAGGTTCCTAAAGAAAAAGAGAACAATAAAAGAGACCGGTGGCTGACTCTAGAGGAGGAAAACAGGATTCTTAGTTTTAGTCCTGAATGGCTAAGTGAAATTATTATTTTTGCACTTAATACAGGCTTGAGGCAAGATGAGTTGCTTTCGCTCGAATGGTCAAGGGTAAGTCTAATCCGTAAAACGATTCTTATTCAGAAAAGCAAGAGTGGCAGACCTAGAACTGTACCTCTGAACAGATTTGGATTAGAATTGCTAAACATGAAATATTCTAAAAAGGTTCTAAGCATTAATGGGCTTGTTTTTGTCAGTAGTGTAGGTACAAAGATTGATGCAGATAACCTGAGAAGAGCTTTTTATGGTGTATTAGAAAAAGCTGAAATTGAGAATTTTAAATTTCATGATTTACGGCACACTTTTGCAACTCGCTTAGCGCAGAGTGGAATTGATATTTACAAGATAGCAAAACTGCTCGGGCATGAGGACATAAGAATGACTCAGAGGTATGCTCACCATTGCCCGCAAAGTCTAAGAAGTGGAGTAGAGATTTTAGAATCTTACTACAATCCTACTACAATGCCAAAAAAAGAGTCTTTAATTAACGTCTGA
- a CDS encoding helix-turn-helix transcriptional regulator, translating to MKNELNDKSVVNRERYVDIKRVSKYTSLPVKTIYDWSNQGKFPCIKYGRRILFDIQDVDKAMANLKQPYLQCEKTVNKIIGDLHGNGI from the coding sequence ATGAAAAACGAATTAAATGATAAATCAGTAGTAAACAGAGAAAGATATGTGGATATCAAAAGAGTATCTAAATATACCTCTCTCCCAGTAAAGACTATATACGATTGGTCGAATCAGGGAAAATTCCCTTGTATAAAATATGGGAGACGTATTTTATTTGACATTCAAGACGTAGATAAGGCAATGGCTAACTTGAAACAACCGTATCTTCAGTGTGAAAAAACTGTTAATAAAATCATTGGAGACCTTCATGGTAATGGTATATAA
- a CDS encoding efflux RND transporter periplasmic adaptor subunit, whose product MNNQTNSQWGKQFYVKYQMQLVIGLIVLAFCLGIFFHWIFSDPAIRLSTNETGMSVRHEIEKPMFWTCSMHPNIQKQGPGKCPICGMGLIPVSSETKGKKMGGMRQIVISDDARALMNIQTTPVERRYVTAEVRMVGKVDYDETRLGYITAWISGRLDDLYVDYTGVAVKKGDHMVYIYSPELYSTQDELIQVLKRSRGQAGNDSVFPDVGDLLEPVRERLRLWGMAKEQIQEIEKSEKPSDHLTIYSPMSGIVIQKNRQEGDYVNVGDRIYKIADLSQVWVMLDAYESDLVWLRYGQEISFTTEAYPGEGFIGRIAFIEPVLNEKTRTVKVRVNVPNISGKLKPEMFVHGVVRTQISTGGRVVDPHLVGKWISPMHPEIIKSNPGDCDICGMPLVRAESLGYVSVDSKEESKPLVIPVSAALVTGTRAIVYVELPDTDQPTFEGREIVLGPRAGDYYLVRSGLKEGEIVVTNGNFKIDSAVQIQAKPSMMTPEGGGSGGHQHGEGGKPSKSGQGKTKISSGVPAEFQSLLQTLESAYEAVAKVVELKDIGLFHNKIHIFGEALSKVDGTLLSEHLLMMWKELSMLLNNDVVEGRDVKKFTDVDRVFKVLTNNMRRVRDQFGISHDVQMSHPSQHQEVPSVFKSQLVKLWDAYLSLQKALAGDDFLLAQQAITLFQTSLSSVDAKPLAEDAHQVWKKEYSNLVQILQSMNQAEGLKPMRGHFSLLSDELMVLVNTFEPEGFGTVYQLHCPMVFGGKGAMWLQDDKQVINPYFGQAMLKCADKVELIFKGQTEEHKEKHHHE is encoded by the coding sequence ATGAATAATCAAACTAATTCTCAATGGGGAAAACAGTTTTATGTGAAATATCAGATGCAACTTGTCATCGGACTAATAGTACTGGCATTTTGTTTAGGAATATTCTTCCATTGGATTTTTTCAGACCCAGCAATAAGATTATCTACAAACGAAACAGGCATGTCAGTACGGCACGAAATAGAGAAACCGATGTTCTGGACATGTTCCATGCATCCAAATATTCAAAAACAGGGGCCTGGAAAATGTCCTATCTGCGGGATGGGCCTTATTCCTGTCAGCTCTGAAACGAAGGGAAAAAAGATGGGAGGTATGCGGCAGATCGTGATCAGTGATGACGCACGTGCATTGATGAATATACAGACTACACCTGTTGAACGGCGTTATGTAACTGCCGAGGTAAGGATGGTGGGTAAAGTTGATTATGATGAGACCAGACTGGGATACATTACTGCCTGGATATCTGGCCGTTTAGATGATCTCTACGTTGATTATACTGGGGTGGCAGTAAAGAAAGGTGACCATATGGTATACATATACAGCCCGGAGCTCTATTCAACGCAGGATGAGTTGATACAGGTTTTGAAACGCTCACGAGGACAAGCAGGGAATGATTCTGTTTTTCCGGATGTTGGTGATTTGCTTGAACCTGTTCGAGAGAGACTGAGATTGTGGGGAATGGCCAAGGAACAGATCCAGGAAATTGAGAAAAGTGAAAAACCATCCGACCATTTAACTATCTACTCTCCCATGAGTGGTATTGTGATCCAGAAGAACCGTCAGGAAGGAGATTACGTTAATGTAGGTGATCGTATTTACAAGATCGCTGATTTGAGTCAAGTATGGGTTATGTTAGATGCCTACGAGTCCGATCTCGTTTGGTTAAGATATGGACAGGAAATCAGTTTTACAACAGAGGCTTATCCAGGTGAAGGGTTTATTGGGAGAATTGCCTTTATCGAACCGGTTCTGAATGAAAAAACTCGTACAGTGAAGGTGCGGGTCAACGTGCCAAATATTTCAGGCAAACTTAAACCGGAAATGTTTGTGCATGGAGTTGTTCGAACACAGATTTCAACGGGCGGAAGAGTTGTAGATCCTCATTTAGTTGGAAAATGGATAAGTCCAATGCACCCGGAAATTATCAAAAGTAACCCCGGTGATTGTGATATTTGTGGTATGCCATTGGTTCGAGCAGAGTCACTTGGCTATGTTTCAGTAGATAGCAAAGAAGAGTCTAAACCACTTGTTATTCCGGTTTCTGCGGCTTTAGTAACCGGTACCAGAGCTATTGTCTATGTAGAACTCCCTGATACTGACCAGCCTACGTTCGAAGGTCGAGAGATAGTGCTTGGACCGCGGGCCGGCGATTACTACCTGGTGCGAAGCGGACTGAAGGAAGGTGAGATAGTAGTTACCAACGGAAACTTCAAGATTGACAGTGCTGTCCAGATCCAGGCTAAACCAAGTATGATGACACCTGAGGGTGGTGGAAGCGGTGGTCATCAACATGGCGAAGGAGGAAAACCTTCCAAAAGCGGGCAGGGAAAAACAAAGATCTCCAGTGGTGTTCCTGCTGAGTTTCAGAGTCTACTGCAAACACTTGAATCGGCTTATGAGGCTGTAGCAAAGGTAGTTGAATTGAAGGACATTGGCCTCTTTCACAACAAAATTCATATTTTTGGTGAAGCTCTTAGTAAAGTGGACGGAACTCTTTTGAGCGAACATCTTTTGATGATGTGGAAGGAGTTATCGATGTTGTTAAACAACGACGTCGTGGAAGGACGCGATGTAAAAAAGTTTACGGATGTTGATCGTGTGTTTAAAGTGTTGACAAATAATATGCGTCGCGTGCGTGATCAGTTTGGTATTTCACATGATGTTCAAATGTCTCATCCATCTCAGCATCAGGAAGTCCCTTCTGTCTTTAAGTCACAACTCGTCAAACTATGGGATGCATATCTATCACTTCAAAAGGCCCTTGCCGGCGACGATTTTTTACTCGCCCAACAAGCTATCACACTTTTTCAAACATCACTATCATCGGTAGATGCTAAACCTCTTGCCGAAGATGCTCATCAGGTGTGGAAGAAAGAATATTCCAATCTCGTTCAGATATTGCAAAGTATGAATCAGGCAGAGGGGCTGAAGCCGATGAGGGGACACTTTTCCTTACTTTCCGATGAACTTATGGTGTTGGTAAATACATTTGAACCAGAAGGATTCGGGACTGTTTACCAGCTGCATTGTCCAATGGTTTTTGGTGGCAAAGGAGCAATGTGGCTGCAAGATGATAAGCAGGTCATTAATCCTTATTTTGGCCAGGCCATGTTGAAGTGTGCTGATAAGGTAGAATTGATATTCAAAGGACAAACAGAGGAGCATAAGGAAAAACACCATCATGAGTAA